In Corallococcus silvisoli, the genomic stretch GATGCCGCCGTCGTTCCCGTACGGCGGCATGGAGAACCCGCGCCTGACGTTCCTCACGCCCACGCTCATCGCGGGGGACAAGAGCCTGGTGAACGTGGTGGCGCATGAGCTGGCGCACTCGTGGACGGGCAACCTGGTGACGAACGCGTCCGCGGAGCACTTCTGGCTCAACGAGGGCTTCACGGTCTTCGCCGAGCGCCGCATCCTGGAGGCGCTGGCGGGGCCGGAGGTCGCGGCGCTGCACGCGGCGCTGGGGCGCCGGTCGCTGGACGAGGCGCTGCACCACTTCCGCGCGCACCCGCAGCTGACCGCGCTGCGCACGCACCTGTCGGGCGTGGACCCGGACGAGGCCTTCTCCCAGATTCCCTACGAGAAGGGCTACCTGCTGCTGCGCGCGCTGGAGGACGCGGTGGGTCGCCCCGCCTTCGACGGCTTCCTGCGCCGCTACCTGGCGACGTACCGGTTCCAGGCGCTCACCACGGAGGAGTTCGTCCGCTTCACGGAGAAGGAGCTGCCGGGCGCGCTGGCGAAGGTGGACGCGGAGGCGTACCTGAACCGGCCGGGCGTGCCGGACGGTGCGCCCCGGCCCCACTCCGCGCGGCTGGAGGCGTTGGACAAGCTGCGCGGGAAGGTGCCGTCCGAGGACGACGTGAAGGACTGGACGCCCACCGAGTGGCAGCTCTACCTGGAGTCGATGCCGGCGGACGCGGCTCGGGACGTCTTCCAGGAGCTGGACGCGCGCTACGCGCTCACACAGAGCCGCAACTCGGAGGTGCTGGTGGCGTGGCTGGTGGCGGCGCTGCGCGCGGGCTTCGAGCCGGTGCTCCCCCGGGCCGAGGAGTTCCTGGGCGAGGTGGGCCGGATGAAGTACCTGAAGCCGCTCTACAGCGTGCTCGCCTCGTCGCGCGACCACCGGAAGGTGGCGCGCGCGGCGTTCGAGAAGCACGGGGCGCGCTACCACCCCATCGCGCGGCAGGGCGTGGAGCTCATCCTCGCGCGCGCGTGAGTCGGGGCTACTTCAGGGCCGCGTCCAGGCGCTTCTTGGACAGGGTCAGGTACTCCGGGTTCATGTCGATGCCCACGTAGCGGTGGCCGTGCTTCAGGGCGGCCACGCCGGTGGTGCCGCTGCCGTTGAAGGGGTCCAGGATGAGCGAGTTCTCCGGGCAGCTCGCCTCCAGGATGCGCTCCAGCAGGGCCACCGGCTTCTGGGTGGGGTGGCTGCCGAAGGCCTTCTCCTCGCCGCGCGGGGCCGTCTGGGTCCACATGCGGCCGGCGCCGTCGGCGGTGAGCTCCTCGTCACCGTTGCGCGGCAGGGCCCACACGTCGCGCATCTGCTTGCCGCCGTTCTCCTGCTTCATGCGCTGGTAGTTGAAGACGTGCTGGAGCTTGCCGCCGGACTTCGGCGAGGCCCAGATGAGCAGCTCCGTGGAGTGCGTGAAGTAGCGGCACGCCAGGTTGGGGCTCGCGTTGGGCTTGTACCAGGTGACGGTGTTGAGCAGCTTGTAGCCCAGCTTCTGCATGGCGAAGCCGGCGTTGAAGATGACGTGCTGGGTGCCGCTCACCCACAGCGTGCCGCTGGGGCGCAGCAGGCGCTGGCAGGCGGCGAGCCACTTCGTGGTGAAGGCGTGGTCCTCCTCCACCCCGCGGGAGACGTCCCACTGGCCCTTGGCCACGGAGACGCGCTTGCCGTTCTTGCAGGTGGTGCCGCCGTTGGACAGGAAGTACGGCGGGTCCGCGAAGATGAGGTCGAAGGACTGCTCGGGCAGCTGGGCCATCAGCTCCAGGCTGTCGCCCTGAAGCAG encodes the following:
- a CDS encoding M1 family metallopeptidase → MARLDPHSYNDSTQPETETLDWKARVDFRTRRLHAEATLTLKEASAGPLDLDTRDLDIRAVVDAQGRPLPYILSPPEAILGSRLRIELPAGLKQLTVRYRTSPEASALQWLSPSQTAGGQQPFLFSQCQAIHARSVVPLQDTPRLRIRYRASLRVPKGLKSVMAASFVGREEHGVEAEEHFEMPQPVPPYLLAFAVGSLTSKELGPRSRVWAEPEALEDAADEFAGVDDMLRAAESLFGPYDWERFDLLLMPPSFPYGGMENPRLTFLTPTLIAGDKSLVNVVAHELAHSWTGNLVTNASAEHFWLNEGFTVFAERRILEALAGPEVAALHAALGRRSLDEALHHFRAHPQLTALRTHLSGVDPDEAFSQIPYEKGYLLLRALEDAVGRPAFDGFLRRYLATYRFQALTTEEFVRFTEKELPGALAKVDAEAYLNRPGVPDGAPRPHSARLEALDKLRGKVPSEDDVKDWTPTEWQLYLESMPADAARDVFQELDARYALTQSRNSEVLVAWLVAALRAGFEPVLPRAEEFLGEVGRMKYLKPLYSVLASSRDHRKVARAAFEKHGARYHPIARQGVELILARA
- a CDS encoding DNA-methyltransferase; the encoded protein is MFAEAAAPALKIVRRSQNDSVFAKRGEAYTLLQGDSLELMAQLPEQSFDLIFADPPYFLSNGGTTCKNGKRVSVAKGQWDVSRGVEEDHAFTTKWLAACQRLLRPSGTLWVSGTQHVIFNAGFAMQKLGYKLLNTVTWYKPNASPNLACRYFTHSTELLIWASPKSGGKLQHVFNYQRMKQENGGKQMRDVWALPRNGDEELTADGAGRMWTQTAPRGEEKAFGSHPTQKPVALLERILEASCPENSLILDPFNGSGTTGVAALKHGHRYVGIDMNPEYLTLSKKRLDAALK